TGTGGCACCGGGTAAGTAATTTGAAATTCTTCCCAATCGCTGCCCTTTACTCACAACTTGGCCTTCATTAACATATCTCATTGTCGAGTCTGGATTTAAATGTAGATAAGACACAAGCGCTTTTCCATGCTCAGGGCGCA
This window of the Bacteroidota bacterium genome carries:
- a CDS encoding M23 family metallopeptidase, yielding RPEHGKALVSYLHLNPDSTMRYVNEGQVVSKGQRLGRISNYLPGATTTIHLHFSVKKYDQRFGKRVYIPPYSSLVKSYKQLLVEWK